From a region of the Salarias fasciatus chromosome 6, fSalaFa1.1, whole genome shotgun sequence genome:
- the LOC115389713 gene encoding sarcalumenin produces the protein MRGRPLAAKMKPVVCVCCLLSVLVLSAADLLPESSAPDDEPLVQLQLQQPEGDLFSCGCDAPEEHASQSSSNDTPAPERAVCQPCKPPAAGEDVPSSSSEQEEEEEEEEEEEGVLLPGDDAAAEEVAGEEEEEEGEGNEEVTSEEEPEAEPEEEEGEGAEEAESPPDEEEAAEVEEGEEEEEEEVTEVIPEPEPEVIAEPEAIPEPEPEVIVEPEPEPEQIPESEPEPEVIPEPEPEPEAIAEPEPEPEVIPEPEPEVIPVEPEPEPVAAAEEEEEAVVEDVAEEAAPAVQDVEEETVEEVTEEKPAKSKPKDSPASGPAPRDRSHIEDTLQLAGAEPSTEFSGAMKTLLNIYHKAIKPMEDAYRYNELRQHEVTDGEITSKPMVLFLGPWSVGKSSMINYLLGLHGTSQELYTGAEPTTSEYTVIMHGEKFRSVEGIVMAADSSRSFSPLEKFGQGFLERLVGVEMPHKLLERVTFVDTPGIIENRKQQERGYPYNEVCQWFIDRADLIFLVFDPTKLDVGGELEMLFRQMKGRESQIRLILNKADSLSNQDLMRVYGALFWSMAPLINVTEPPRVYVSSFWPQDYAVDTSRELFMREEISLLEDLNQVIENQLENKIAFIRQHGIRVRIHALLVDRYLQTYYDKLGWFSDPYEVFRDIVDDPDKYYIFKSILAKTNVSKFDLPDKEAYQDFFGVNPVSGFKQLSSHCSWTGGCLLEKIERAVSHELPALLSSISRNTEAPAPPKAAAPAPPPPLPGTCEGPGCGEKPKNRWRRE, from the exons atCTGCTGCCGGAGTCCTCCGCCCCGGACGACGAGCCTctggtgcagctgcagctgcagcagccggaAGGCGACCTCTTCTCATGTGGCTGCGACGCGCCGGAGGAACACGCCAGCCAGAGCTCCTCCAACGACACCCCGGCTCCGGAGAGGGCCGTGTGTCAGCCCTGCAAGCCCCCGGCGGCCGGGGAGGACGTGCCCAGCTCTTCAtcagagcaagaggaggaggaggaggaggaggaggaggaggagggagtccTGCTGCCTGGAGATGATGCTGCCGCTGAGGAGGTGGCGGgcgaagaagaggaagaagaaggtgaGGGAAATGAAGAGGTGACCTCCGAGGAAGAACCTGAGGCAGagcctgaagaggaggagggagaaggagctgaggaggcagagTCACCTCcagatgaggaggaagcagcagaggtagaagagggagaagaagaggaggaagaggaggtaactgag gtgATCCCTGAACCAGAACCCGAAGTCATTGCAGAACCGGAGGCGATTCCCGAGCCAGAACCTGAAGTAATTGTAGAGCCGgaaccagagccagagcagaTTCCTGagtctgaaccagaaccagaggtgatccctgaaccagaaccagagccggAGGCGATCGCTGAACCAGAACCGGAGCCAGAGGTGATTCCTGAACCGGAACCTGAAGTCATTCCTgtggagccagagccagagcctgtggcggcggcggaggaggaggaggaggcggttgTGGAGGACGTAGCAGAGGAGGCCGCTCCGGCAGTCCAGGACGTcgaggaggagacggtggaggaggtgactgaAGAGAAGCCTGCAAAGTCCAAACCcaaag ACAGTCCAGCATCAGGCCCGGCGCCGAGGGACCGCTCGCACATCGAGGACACGCTGCAGCTGGCCGGCGCTGAACCCTCGACAGAGTTCTCAG GTGccatgaaaacactgttaaaCATCTACCACAAGGCCATCAAGCCAATGGAAGACGCCTACAGATACAATGAGCTCCGGCAGCATGAAGTCACAG ACGGGGAGATCACCTCCAAGCCGATGGTCTTGTTTTTGGGACCCTGGAGTGTTGGAAAGTCCTCAATGATCAACTACCTGCTGGGCCTTCATGGCACCTCCCAGGAGCTCTACACAG GCGCCGAGCCCACCACCTCCGAGTACACCGTCATCATGCACGGCGAGAAGTTCCGCTCCGTAGAGGGCATCGTCATGGCGGCGGACAGCTCCAGGTCCTTCTCGCCCCTGGAGAAGTTTGGCCAGGGGTTCCTGGAGCGGCTGGTCGGCGTCGAGATGCCCCACAAGCTGCTGGAGAGGGTCACCTTCGTGGACACGCCAGGCATCATCGAGAACCGcaagcagcaggagagag GCTACCCGTACAACGAGGTGTGCCAGTGGTTCATCGATCGGGCCGACCTGATCTTCCTGGTTTTCGACCCCACCAAGCTGGACGTGGGCGGAGAGCTGGAGATGCTCTTCAGGCAGATGAAGGGCCGCGAGTCCCAGATACGCCTCATCCTCAACAAGGCCGACAGCCTCTCCAACCAGGACCTGATGCGGGTCTACGGAGCCCTGTTCTGGAGCATGGCCCCCCTGATCAACGTGACTGAGCCCCCCCGCGTCTACGTCAGCTCCTTCTGGCCTCAGGACTACGCCGTGGACACCAGCCGGGAGCTCTTCATGAGGGAGGAGATCTCTCTGCTGGAGGACCTCAACCAG GTGATTGAGAATCAGCTTGAGAACAAGATCGCGTTCATCCGGCAGCACGGCATCCGCGTGCGCATCCACGCGCTGCTGGTGGACCGCTACCTGCAGACCTACTACGACAAGCTGGGCTGGTTCAGCGACCCCTACGAGGTCTTCCGGGACATCGTGGACGACCCGGACAAGTACTACATCTTCAAGTCCATCCTGGCCAAGACCAACGTCAGCAAGTTCGACCTCCCCGACAAGGAGGCCTACCAGGACTTCTTCGGGGTCAACCCCGTCTCCGGCTTCAAGCAGCTGTCGTCCCACTGCAGCTGGACCGGCGGCTGCCTGCTGGAGAAGATCGAGAGGGCCGTGTCGCACGAGCTCCCGGCCCTgctcagcagcatcagcaggaaCACGGAGGCGCCCGCCCCGCCCAAGGCCGCCGCGCCGGCGCCCCCGCCGCCCCTGCCCGGCACCTGCGAGGGCCCCGGGTGCGGAGAGAAACCCAAGAACcgctggaggagggagtga